CCCGCGCAACGTGGGCCCGGAACTCCCGGCGTCGCTTTCCCTGCCGGGCGTGCTCAAGGTGGGGGTGTTCGTGCGCCAGACCCTGGCCGAAACCCTGGAGCTGCTGCGGGCCGGGCGGCTGCACGCGGCCCAGCTGCACGGAGGCCAGGATGTGGCCTTCTGCCGCGCCCTGGCCCAGGTGCTGGGGCCGGAACGCGTGCTCAAGGTCGTCTGGCCAGAACGGGCCGCCAACCAGGACGCCTTCCAGGCGGAACTCGACGCCTTCGCCCCGGTCTGCGGCCGCTTCCTGGCCGATGCGGGCGCTGGCGGCGGCGGGCATGGCCGGGGCGTCGACGACCGGGCCGCCGCGCTGCTTGAGGCGGCGCGCTTCCCCAGGCCCTGGCTGCTGGCCGGAGGCCTGGGGCCGGAGAGCATCGGCCCGGCGCTCTTGCGCTTTGGCCCCGGCCACGGCCCCATAGGCATAGACATCAACTCCGGCGTGGAGTCCGCGCCGGGGGTCAAGGACGAAACACTGCTGCGCAGGGCCTTCTCCGCCGTGGACGCCCTGCACGCGGCCCAACAACAATAACGAGGTGATTGCCGTGAAGAAAGGCTATTTCGGCGACTTCGGAGGGCAGTTCGTGCCCGAGCTGCTCATGCCGCCCCTGCTTGAACTTGAGGAGGCCATGGAGCGCATCCTGCCCTCGCCCGAGTTCCAGGACGAACTTGCGGACATTCTGGCAAACTTCGTGGGGCGGCCCACCGCGCTGACCTTCTGCCCCAACCTCTCGGCCAAGCTCGGCCTGAACCTCTGGCTCAAGCGCGAGGACCTGGCCCACGGCGGCGCGCACAAGATCAACAACACCATAGGCCAGGCCCTCTTGGCCAAGAAGCTGGGCAAGACGCGGCTTCTGGCCGAAACCGGCGCGGGCCAACACGGCGTGGCCACGGCCCTGGCCGCAGCGCGCCTGGGGCTTGAGTGCACCATCTACATGGGCGCCACGGACGTGGAGCGCCAGAGCCTCAACGTGCGCCGCATGAAGCTCTTCGGGGCCGAGGTGGTGAGCGTGGAGTCCGGCACCAAGACCCTCAAGGACGCCATCAACGCCGCCCTGCGCGCCTGGATAGCCGACCAGAAAACCACGCACTACAGCTTCGGCACCGCGGCCGGGCCGCACCCCTTCCCCCTGCTCGTGCGCGAGCTGCAGGCCGTCATCAGCCGCGAGGCGCGCGCGCAGTTCCTGGCCCAGGCGGGCAGGCTGCCCGACTGCGTGGTGGCCTGCGTGGGCGGCGGCTCCAACGCCATCGGCGCGTTCCACGAGTTC
This genomic stretch from Humidesulfovibrio mexicanus harbors:
- a CDS encoding phosphoribosylanthranilate isomerase, translated to MDRPLVKVCGQTSREGAELCARLGAHMLGFIFHPASPRNVGPELPASLSLPGVLKVGVFVRQTLAETLELLRAGRLHAAQLHGGQDVAFCRALAQVLGPERVLKVVWPERAANQDAFQAELDAFAPVCGRFLADAGAGGGGHGRGVDDRAAALLEAARFPRPWLLAGGLGPESIGPALLRFGPGHGPIGIDINSGVESAPGVKDETLLRRAFSAVDALHAAQQQ
- the trpB gene encoding tryptophan synthase subunit beta — translated: MKKGYFGDFGGQFVPELLMPPLLELEEAMERILPSPEFQDELADILANFVGRPTALTFCPNLSAKLGLNLWLKREDLAHGGAHKINNTIGQALLAKKLGKTRLLAETGAGQHGVATALAAARLGLECTIYMGATDVERQSLNVRRMKLFGAEVVSVESGTKTLKDAINAALRAWIADQKTTHYSFGTAAGPHPFPLLVRELQAVISREARAQFLAQAGRLPDCVVACVGGGSNAIGAFHEFVPDAGVKLVGVEAGGSGAPGDWHSAPLSKEGTPGVLHGMHTQLIQTPEGQILPSHSIAPGLDYPGVGPEHAAYQASGRATYVCVNDDVALDAFLELSRHEGIMPALESSHALGWVLKNAQALPPGSHVMVCLSGRGDKDLDIVNDYLSRKA